CAAGAACTCTATCCCCTTCCTTAACTAGGTTCCTTACATACTCCCTGTTGTCCCTCTGATCCAGATAAAAACCCGTTTTTAGCCCCTCCACTACGTCAACGAGAAACTTAAACTCTCTCTCTTCAATAATCAGTGGATTTTCCAGCTTTCCGTAGAGGAGTCCTTTAAACTCTTTTAGTCCCTCCTCCCTTCTCCCTTTAAAGTCGCTCCTCTCGTAAACAAATGCGGGATTGAATTCCTCCACGAGAGTCTTTAAGACTTTCTCTTTTAAAATCTCCATAGGATAACTCCTCACCTGAATTACAAAGGCGTCTCCGTACCTGTCTATTATTAGTCCGCTCAAGAGGTCGCTTTCCGAAAAGGCAAGTCTGTAGGCGTTTGAAGGAATGTCTCTTCTCAAAAGTTCACTTTCCCTTAAACGTCGTTTAAAAAATTCTTCATTGACTTCTTCCCTTTCGTAGGAAAGAACCCTAAAGGCTATCCGTGAGTAGGGAGAGTAAGTTCCCAGAGCAAGAAAATTACCTTCACTGTCGTAGAGTTCCGCTACTATCCCTTCTCCTTCAATTTTCTCTACTTCATCCCTGAAGACCCAAGGGTAGAAGTGCTTTACTTTCTTTTCTTTTCCCTTCTTTAAAAACACTTTCATGATGTCATTAAAAAAGTAAATTTTAAATTATGGACGAAGGTGTTAAGGAGAAATTTATCGGTGCGGTTCTCGGAGCTGCTGTGGGAGACGCCCTCGGAAAAAGCGTTGAAGACATAACAGAAGAAGAGGTATTTGAGTTTTACGGTGACAGGATAAGGGACTTTGTAACTCCTCACCCTTCCAGTCCTGCGTACGGACAACTCCCGGAAGAGACCTCCGACGAGACCACGATATTCAGGCTTTTACTCGAGAGCCTGGTTGAAAAGAAAGCCTTAGACGTCAGGGACTTTTTAAACAGATTGATGGAGTGGTACGACAGGGAGGAAATGCATAGATACCCTGACCCTATGCTTCTTACCGCCATAGACCTCCTTTCCAGAGGTATAAATCCATCCACTCACGGACTTACTTCCTTTTCCGTTGAGGGGATTTTAAGGAGCGTTGCCCTCGGACTTTATCACTACTACAACCCGGAACTTGCAGCGGAAGGGAGTAAAGTGGTTTCTCTCCTAACTCATAGGAGTGATGTCATTTCCGACGCTTCCGCTATTTTGGGAGCTCTGATAGCCCACCTTGTGAGGGGAGATTTTTATCTGGAGGACTTTCGTGAAAAGTTAAGACTTATAGAAACCTTAAAGGATTACGCGAAGGAAGAAAAACATAAAAAAATTCTCGACAGAGTTGCGGAACTCCTTATGGAAAGTGCGGACTTAGAAACCGCCATAAATACGCTGGGAAACGGTACCTTTGCTTTTGAAGCATTTCCCTTAGCACTCTACATATTCCTTTCCAACGTTGAAAATCCAGAAGAGGCTCTCTTTCAGGCTGTAAACTCTTACGGGGAGTTCGGGGGAGATACGGACGCGATAGGATTTCTCGTAGGAGCAATGCTCGGAGCATATTACGGCGAGGAGGCCATTCCCTACCACTTAAGAGAAAACGTAGAAAACTCCCAGAAATTGAGGGAACTTGCAGAAAGGCTCTACGAGGTAGTGGAGAAACAGGTGGGCTTTAGCCAATAAAATTAAAGTATGGAAACCACTCTGGGCGAAATAGCAAGGATTATCAAAGGAGAACTGAAAGGAAACCATAATATAAAAATCAAGGGCATTTCCACACCCGAAAACCCAAAAGAAAACACTGTAGTGTTTTGCAGAAACATGGAAGAAGTGGAAAAGGCGAAGGAGAAAGCGTCCGCGGTTGTAACTCAAGAAGAAGTTAAAGACTTCCCGCACATAAAAGTAAAGGACGTAAAACTCGCCCTTGCTGAGTTTCTTGAGCACTTCTTTCCAGAAGAGCATCCCTGGGGATTTCTCAGAACGCCAGCATCGGAGAAGGAGTTGAGATAGGAATGGGGAGTTTTATCGGAGACTTTGTCGTGATTGGTAAAAACGTAAAAATAGGAAGGAACGTAAAGATTTATCCCTTTACTTACGTAGGAGATAACACCGTTATAGGTGATAACACGGTTATATTCAGCGGAGTGCATATATACAGGAACACGGTTATAGGCAGAAACGTCAGGATTCACAGCGGGGCTGTTATAGGAGCGGACGGGTTTGGCTACCACATAACTCAGGAGGGGATTAAGAAAATTCCTCACATAGGCGGTGTGATAATAGAGGACAACGTGGAGATAGGGGCAAACACCACGATAGACAGGGCGTTGATAGAAAACACTTTAATCGGTAAAAACACGAAGATTGACAACCTCGTTATGGTGGCTCACAACTGCAAGGTGGGAGAGAATAACATACTCGTTTCTCAAGTAGGTCTTTCAGGAAGTGTAAAAACAGGAAAAAACGTAATTCTTGCAGGACAGGTGGGAGTAGCGGATCACGTGGAGATAGGGGACAACGTCATCGTCACAGCAAAGTCGGGAGTGGCGAACAACCTCGCTCCAAACAAAACTTACGGTGCTAACCTGCCGGCAATTGAGTGGAGCAGGTGGAAGAGGATATACGTCTACCTTTTAAGACTTCCAGAACTCTTCAAGAAGATAACTACCTGAAATGTTAAGGGCTTACATATTTTACAGGCTTGTAAAGAACACCTTACTGACCGCCTTTATACTTTCCTTAATACTCCTCACACTTCAGCTTACCCGTCTTAGTAATGTGCTTTTCGGTATTCCCTTTAAAGACTTTATGGGCTTTCTTGTGGTGTGGAACGCTTACTACACTTACTTTTTCATACCAGAAGGTGTAATACTTTCAACCTTTTTCCTGATGAAACACTTCAAGGACAAGAAATTACTCCACGTCTTTTACTCCTTCAGGATTTCCGACTTCAGGATTTTCCTTTATTGTTCTATCCCATTTTTAACTTTTTTCCTAATAAGCGCTTTGCTTTCCAACACGCTTTTGGAAGAAAAGGTAGCCTTTACGCGTAAGAACATGCTCTTTAAGCTCCAGGAGAAGTTTTTTAGTGAAGTTCCCGCGGGAACCTTCGTCAGCTTCGGAGCTGTAGTTCTGCATGCGGAAAAGAGGGAAGGAAATACCCTAAAAGAAGCCTTCTTTAAGTTCGGCGATATTACGGTTCTTTCAGAGTATTTGAAGTATAAGGGAAACGGAGTGTTTGAATTCAGAAGAGGAACGGTGATAACAGAAGAGGAAAACTACTTTGTCGTAAAGTTTAACGAGTACACACTCAATTTAAAGCAATTTCAGAAGAAAAAACTCCGTGAAAAACGTCTTAAAGAGAGCAAAGTAGTTAATTACGTAAACGTTGCTACACTCCCCTTATTCTTTTTCCTGAGTTTTACAGTAGCCCTGAAGTTCTGCCACGGAGGGCTTTCTTACTACGCATTCGCGTCTCTCTTCATAGTTGTACACCAGTTGATAATTTTTGTGGTGAAATTAATGCTTTAAGAGGTTTTTGAGGCCATCTACCACGAATTGAACGGATATAGCCAGAAGGAGTATGCCCGAAATTCTCGTGATTAAGTTAATACCGGTCCTTCCGAGCACTCTGTAGAAGAATGTACTCAGAGAGTAAACAACAAAGGCGGTAAAGGAACTCAAGAAAATGGCACAGAAAAGGGCTACTTTTCCCTCCAAAGTGTTTAAGTACCCCCTCAGGACGAGAACCGTAGTTATGGAGCCTGGTCCAGCAAGTAGAGGCATGGCGAGGGGAATGAGGGCTATGTTATCTCTGCGAAGGGCAGCCTCAATTTCGTGAGCTTTTCCCTTTTCTTTTGTAACCTCTCCCTGAACTAAGTTAAGGGCTATAAGAAAGAGTAAGATACCACCGCCTACTTTAAAGGCTGGAAGGGTAATCCCCATAAATCTGAAGAGTAAATCCCCGCTTATTAAGAAAAAGGTGAGTATGAAGAAGGCGTAAACACTCGCCTTCAGAGCAATAACCCTAATTTCTTCCTTTGAATACTCGTTCATCAGTGATATAACGACAGGAACGCTGGAGAATGGGTTCATTATCGCGAGCAAAGATAGGAAAGCTTTTACGAAAAGAACCCCAAATTCCTCCATCCAGGTTATTATCATACATATGGAGGATTTTGAAAAAATTCTCCTGGAACTTGAAAATGATAACGTAAGGCACCTGCCCTACTACCTTTGCAGGGACATACTCTCCGAGGTCAAGTTTTACCTGGAAAACGGGAGCGTAGAACTCAAAAAGGTGGAGGAACTTCTCTACCTCCTTTCTCTCAACCCTATGGCGAGGGAGGAAGTAGGGGAAATCCTTAGGGACTTTCTCTTAAGATAAATACTTATGGACGTAATAAGTGAACTCGTAAAGAAAAACGGTTCAAAGATTCTCCTAATAGTTCTCGACGGTCTCGGAGGTCTTCCTGTAAAGGAGGGAAAAACGGAACTTGAACTAGCTAAAACTCCCAACCTTGACAAACTCGTGAAAAACTCAGCTACGGGACTCCACATTCCCGTGGATTGGGGAATTACTCCCGGAAGCGGGCCAGGACACCTCGGTTTATTCGGATACGACCCCATAAAGTACCAGATAGGAAGGGGGATACTGGAAGCTTTAGGATTAGGGATAGACGTAAAAGACACGGATATAGCTGTGAGGGGAAATTACGCAACCGTCGAGTACAGGAACGGAAAACCGATAGTGGTAGACAGGAGAGCGGGCAGAATCCCCACGGAAGAGAATAAAAGAATTACCGCAAAGCTCCAGGAAGCTATAAAGGAAATTGACGGCGTTCAGGTAATAATAAAGCCGGGAATGGAACACAGACTCGCGATAGTCTTCAGGTTTCCCGAAAAACTGTCTCCCGGAAGCGACGCTATAAACGACACCGATCCTCAACAAGTCGGGAAAGAACCATTGGAACCCAAAGGTGAAAACCCAAATGCCGAAAAAGTTGCCGAAGTTGTTAGGAAGTTCATTCAAAGGGCAACGGAAATCTTAAGAAACGAGCCGAAAGCCAATTACATACTCCTCAGGGGATTTTCCCAAAAACCTGACATTCCCACGATGGAGGAAAGGTTCGGAGTCAAACCCTGCTGTATAGCTGTTTACCCCATGTATAAGGGACTAGCGAGCCTGGTGGGAATGGACGTTATAGAGTTTGAGGGAAGTACCATACAGGACGAGATAGATACCTTAAAGAAGGTCTGGAACGAGTACGATTACTTCTTCGTCCACATAAAGAAGACCGACTCCTACGGTGAGGACGGGAATTACGAAGGAAAGGTAAGTGTAATTGAAGACTTTGACGCTCATCTTCCCCAGTTTCTGGAATTAAAGCCAGACGTTCTGGCGATAACGGGGGACCACTCAACGCCCTCTATATTAAAGGGACACTCTTGGCATCCGGTACCTCTCCTCATACACTCCCCTTACGTGCTGGGAGGAACTTCCGAGAGGTTCACCGAGAGAGAATGTCTCAAAGGGGAACTCGGAATAATCCCCGCGGTGAAGATAACACAACTCCTTCTTGCAAACGCTCTTAGACTCAAGAAGTACGGAGCTTAATATGAAGGAGATAAGGGGAAAGAAGTTAAAACTTCTCTTGAAGGAAGAGGACATAAAGAGAAGGGTAAAGGAACTCGCTAAAGAGATTGAGAGCTCTTATTCCTGGGAGGAGCCCATAGTCGTGGTCGGGCTCCTCAAGGGCGCTTTTATATTCTTGGCAGACCTAGTCAGGGCTTTTGACAGGTTCGTGTTCGTGGAGTTTATGCAAGTCTCAAGCTACGGTAAGGGAATGAAGAGTTCTGGAACGATAAAGATAGTAAAGGATTTAGATATGGACATAGAAGGAAAGGAAGTTCTCCTCGTGGACGACATACTAGACACCGGACTCACTATGAAAGAAATTCACGACTACCTTCTGATGAAGAAGCCGAAAGTTTTAAAGACGTGCGTGTTTTTAGACAAAAAGGAGAGGAGGAAGGTGGATTTTAACGCGGACTTTGTAGGTTTTGAAGTTCCAGATAAATTTTTAGTGGGATACGGATTGGATTGGGGAGAATACGGGAGAAACCTCCCCGAAGTTTACATGGTAGAAGATTGAAAAAAATCAGCCCGCGAGGGCAAGATGTCCCTCACTATATCTTCTTGAAGGGTCTTGAAGTCCTGCCTGATTTCCGAGAACTTTTCAAGTAAATCCAAGTTCAGTTTTACTTGGTCTCCCTCCTTTATAAAGAGGTCGTAATTCTGAGCGAAGTTGTCTATCTCGTCGTAGTATCCTGGGTTCTTGTAAAGGTAGAAGATTTCGGGAAAGTACTTAGATAGTGTAAGGAATATCTTTTCCATGTCAACGTGTTTGTGGTTAACGTCAACGTCTATGAAGCCCCTCTTTTCCTTAATCCTTACCCTGTGCCCCGCCTTTTCTACCGCCATTAAGCTCGCAAAAATGAGGGCTATTGTATCCACTAGGTCTATGTTTATAAAGTCGTCCCCGAGGAGGTCCCTCTTGAAGGCGTAAGTTATGTCTCCTTCTTTTTCGTCGTAGTAGTAAATGTGGTTGAGGCCTTCGGTGAAGGTTCTGTAGTGTTCGTACTCAACGTGGGCAATTCTCTCACCCGTTCTTCCGAAAACGCTAAAGTGAGTACTGGAAAGAAGGTAAGTTTGATAAGCTCCGTGTTCCGCCTTTATGTACTCGCCTTCGTAAAAGCCGTTTGCGAGCGTGTCAAGCTCATCCGTGAAGTAAATTACCTTATCCTCTGTTATTACCACCGGACCTTCATAATCCGCGAGAACCTTCCTCACATCAACGAGAGCCTTTTCCATAACCTTTTCGCCGTCTTTCCTTATCTTGTAGAGCCAGTTTCCAGCACACACGTAAAGATAATCCTCTATCATGTCGAGGGTTTTTATAGGCTTTTCAAGAATGTCTGAGACCGCAAGCCTTTCTATTTTCGCCTTTTCAAACCTCTCCGCGTCCAGTTTGTATATACCCTCGTGGGTTATGAAGTAAACGTCCCTCAGATCGGAAGTAATATCAACGATCTCTTTTTCAAAGTCAATTTCCTCTGTCTGCCCGCTCCTCCTGTCCATTCTCATCAAATAAGTGGCTCCCGCACCGAAGAGGTAAAACCTCGTGTTCGTTAAAAGCGTAGGTGTTTCTGAGAGCTTTGCGGATTGCCACACTACCTTCTTTTCACCTTTCTCTATCCAGTCCTTCTTGGATATACCTTCCACTCTGTAGTTTCTCGAGATAAAAACCCTTTCTCCGTCCGTGTACATCTGCATTCTTTTGCCCCTCCTTGTGGAGTTTTAGGACTTCTTTTATTTTAACGTATATTTTTATTTCTTATGGTTATCAGGGAAGCGGTGAAGGAGACTCTCAAAGAACTCATAAGGATTCCGAGCGTATCTGGAAAGGAAAAGGGAGTGCTGGAGTACGTAGAAAACAGACTCAAAAGCCTTGGTATTCCTCTAAAGAGACAGGAAATAGAAAAGGACAGGTATAACCTCGTTTACGACAACGGTTCGGAGTACCTGATTTCAGTTCACGTAGACACTGTACCGCCTGCAGGTTTCAGGGACGCTTACAGGCCGAAGGAGGTAAACGGAAGGATTTACGGGAGGGGAGCGAGCGACGTTAAAGGCGCAATAGCGAGCTTAATTACCGCGGTTGAGTGGTTCAAAAAGGATTTTCCCGAAAAGGAACTGCCCGTTTCCCTTGCTTTTGTCGTTGACGAGGAACAAAACACGGCCCTTGGTTCTGAAAACTTGCCAAAGTGTCTAAACGGAAAGAGGAAGTGTATAGTCCTTGAACCCACTTATGGGCTCGTTTGCACGAAGCAGTATGGAGCTTACGAGTTTTCGGTAAAGATAAAGTGCAAATCCGCCCACGGTTCTGAGTTCGAAAAGGTTGAAAATCCCGTAAAGGTATTTATAAAACTCCTAAACAAACTCGAAGAAGTCCTGAAAAGGGAAGTAAACGTAATAATGGTAAGGAGCGGCACGAAAGTCTACACCGTTCCCAAAACCTGTGAAGCTCTCCTAGAGTTTAAGGTTTTTGAAGGGGAAAGGAAGGAAGAGCTTGAGAAGAAGGTTCAAGAGGTGGTGAGTGCTTTAAACACAGAGTGTGAAATCACTGTAAAACTGGAAGGCTTTGAGGAGTTTCAGGAGTTCAACACGGACGGACTATTAGATGTGGTTAAAAAGGCTCTTTTAAAAGGTGGAAGGAGAAGCAAAAGGAAGGGATAATGCCTTCCTGGACTCATGCGAGCAATTACCATAAGGCGGGATACACTGCCTGGCTTTTGGTTACCGGAAGCCTTATAGACAGTCACACGGACAGGGAGAGTATATCCTTAGATGAGCTGGAAAAGTTTACGAAGTTTTTCTACGAGCTCTTTAAAGAGTTATCTCCTTAGCTCTTTTCTCCTCACTACCTGCAGAAGGTTGTGGGCGAGTCTCGTTGGCTCGGGAACTCTGTACTTGGAAGTTTTGAGAACGAGGTCAATAGCTGTTTTCAAACTTATCCTGTGGCCCACGGAGACGTAAACGGGTGCTGTGTTGTCTTTTGTCCTCACAACCGCTCCTATAATCTTTCCTTTGTACTTCAAATATGTGTAGCTTCCCCTTTGAGGAGCTGGTTCTTTTGCATATCCGAAGAGCTTTGATTTAGCAACACCTACGGTAACCTCACCCGTCTCAACTCCGAAGTGTGAGGCAATACCGCAACCCCTCGGGTGGGCGATCCCCTGACCGTCTATAAAGTAAACGTCGGGCTTTACCTTTGCGGTTTCGTAGAGTTTTAAAAGAAGGGGCATCTCACGAAAGGCCAGAAATGTAGGAATGTAGGGAAAGTCTACAATGTCTTTCACAACGTGCTGGTAAACGGGTTTTAGCGTTTTTAACTCAACTACCACGAGGCTTGCCCAGGCACGGGTGGGGTTTTCGTTTATCTTTTCAAAGGTGAGATCCATACCCCCTATTGTTTCTACCTTCTCAAAGTCATCCCTAGCTATTACCTTTTTCGCACACTCTAATTGTATTTTCTTTAACTTTTCAAGTAATTCAGTGTTTACTTCTTTACTAATTTCCTCTCCTCCGCCAGTTCGAGGAAGTTCTTAAGGATTTCCATTCCGTGTTCCGAGAGCACAGACTCGGGGTGGAACTGAACCCCGTAAACGGGGTACTCTTTGTGCTCAATACCCATGATTTCTTCATCGTCGGACCAAGCGGTTATCTTTAATTCCTCAGGAAGAGTATTTTTATCTATAACCAGGGAGTGATACCTTACCGCGGTAAAGGGGGAGGGAAGGTTCTTGAAGACTCCTTCTCCCGTGTGGAATATCTGCGAAGTCTTCCCGTGCATTAATCTCTTTGCCCTCACTATCTTCGCACCGAAGGCATAACCTATGGACTGGTGTCCGAGGCAAACCCCGAGAATAGGGTATTCTTTGTAATAAGTTTTTATCAAGGGAACGGATATTCCCGCTTCCTTCGGAGTGCAGGGTCCCGGAGAAATTACTATGGCGTCGGGGTTTATTTCCCTTACTTCTTCGAGTCTTATCTGGTCGTTTCTCCTCACGATAACATCTGCACCCAAGGATCCTAAATACTGAACCAAGTTGTAGGTAAAGCTGTCGTAATTGTCTATCATTAAAACCTTCATCTGTCCGTTTCTCCCACAACTGGGTCAATGCTTGCAAGAATAGTCACCGCGTCGGCCACGTACCTGTCCTTCATAAGGTGAGGGTATATACACAGATTGTAGTAAGAGGGTGGTCTGATTTTTACTCTGTAGGGAGACGTTCCGCCTGTAGAAACCACGTAAAATCCGAGTTCTCCACGCGGGTTTTCTCCCGAGGAGTATATCTCGCCCACGGGAGCTTTCACACCTATCCCGTCAAGGGAGAGTTTTAACTTCTTTCCTTCCCCTTCGTAGAAGAAGGGCTCGTTCTTGGACATCTTCTCAAGCTTTGCCACACACTGCTCAATTATCCTTATACTTTGCTTCATCTCCTCTATACGAACGAGATACCTGTCGTAGCAGTCCCCTATCTCGCCCACGGGAATGTCAAACTCAACCTCGTCGTACGCGTCGTAAGGTTCAAACTTTCTTATGTCGTAGGGAATTCCTGAACCCCTGATTACGGGTCCGGTGACGCCGTGGAAGTAGGCGTCCTCTTTTGAAATTATTCCCACTTCTTTGTTCCTCCTGAGCCATATCCTGTTTCTCGTGAGTATAGTCTCCCAATCTTTTAGTTCTTCGGGGAACTTCTTTATGAAAGCCTTTATAACTTCAAGGGCTCCCTCCGGAAGGTCCATTCTAACCCCGCCTATCCTCGGGTAAGAAATAGTGAGCCGTGCCCCCGTTATTCCCTCAATTATGTCCATTATCTTTTCCCTTTCCTTGAAGGCGTAGAGGAATATGGTGAGAGCTCCGAGGTCCAGGGCATACGTTCCGAGCCAGAGCAGGTGGGAGTTAATCCTCTGGAGTTCAGACATCATTGTTCTTATGTACTTGGCTTTCGGCGGGACCTTGTCGTGTATGCCCATGAGCCTTTCTATGGCAACTACCCAAGCCTGATTGGAACAAAGGGCGGACAGGTAGTCCATACGATCTGTGTAAACGAGGAACTGGTTGTACATCTCGTGCTCTGCGAGTTTCTCAACACCCCTGTGGAGCTGTCCGAGTATTACGTCGGTCTGAACTATTCTTTCACCTTCAAGGTCGAATAAGAACCACATAGTTCCGTGGGTTCCTGGGTGAAGGGGTCCCCAGTTGAGAACTATCTGAGCCTTTTTCTTGAGTCTCTTCTTTTCCGTAACCTCAAGGTCTTCAAGCGTAGGAACGCGGGTGTGCATCCTGTCGTAATTCATAAGTCCTTCGAGGTTGTCTCCGAAGACTACTTCGTTCAGAGATGGAAGTTCCTGCTCGGGTATTCCTTCAAGGGGGAAGTCTTTTCTTAAGGGAAAGTAAGGGTATGTATCCCACATAAAGGCACGAACGAGGTTTTCGTGTCCCTCGTACTCTATTCCGAACATGTCGTAGCATTCTCTTTCCGCCCACTTGCCCGCAAACCAGAGTTTTTCTATTGTGGGGAGTTTGCCGTTCGTTCTCGTCTTTACTATTACCCTCTTCCTTTCGTCCACGTTGTAGAGTATGTAAAAGGCCTGAAAACGGGATTCCCTGTCTTCGGGAAATGCTATGAGGTTTTGTTTGACTACCTTGTTGAACTCCTTCTCGTTTTCTAGTAAATCCTTTAGATCAACCACGGAGTGATCCAGGAATAGTTTGTACCCTAGTTTTTCCTTTAAATACTTGAGGACATCTATTAGAATATCCTTAGGAACGATAACGCTTGTGGAGTTCTGGAGTTCCACTACGCTTGCCTGCGGAAAGGCTTTTAAGAGTTCCTGAAGGTCTCCTTCCTTAGCCCACGGCATTCTCTTCCTCCCTGAAATTAAACCTTTATTAATAATAACGACTTTAAAACAAAACTTCTATGGCTTCCTGAATGTGGGAAACAGGGTATATCTCCATTCCATCTATCTCTATTTCAAGACTCTTAGGAATTAAAGCTTTTTTAAAACCAAAGCGTTTTGCTTCTTTGAGTCTGAGGTCTCCGAAGTGAACCGCCCTTATCTCTCCCGAAAGTCCCACCTCCCCGAATATTACGAAGTCTTTCGGCACTTCCTTCTCTTTCTTTGAAGAGACTACCGCCATGGCAACGGCGAGGTCCGCAGCGGGTTCCTTTACGCTCATTCCTCCCGCAACGTTCACAAAAACGTCCTGGTCTCTCGTGAAGATCTTCGCCTCCTTTTCAAGAACTGCAAGGATAAGGGCAAGTCTGTTCGGGTCAAAGCCTTGAGTTCTCCTTTGAGGAGTTGTGTAGAGGGCTGGAATTACGAGGGCCTGAACCTCTAAAAGCACGGGTTTGCTCCCTTCTGTGTGGGGAAACACAACACTTCCGGGGGCGTTTGCCTTTTCGCTTATAAAGAAGGCTGAGGGCTCCGGAACTTCTTCTAAGCCTTTGTCCGTCATCTTAAATACGGCAATTTCTCCCGTAGAACCGAACCTGTTT
The genomic region above belongs to Aquifex aeolicus VF5 and contains:
- a CDS encoding NADH-quinone oxidoreductase subunit D; the encoded protein is MPWAKEGDLQELLKAFPQASVVELQNSTSVIVPKDILIDVLKYLKEKLGYKLFLDHSVVDLKDLLENEKEFNKVVKQNLIAFPEDRESRFQAFYILYNVDERKRVIVKTRTNGKLPTIEKLWFAGKWAERECYDMFGIEYEGHENLVRAFMWDTYPYFPLRKDFPLEGIPEQELPSLNEVVFGDNLEGLMNYDRMHTRVPTLEDLEVTEKKRLKKKAQIVLNWGPLHPGTHGTMWFLFDLEGERIVQTDVILGQLHRGVEKLAEHEMYNQFLVYTDRMDYLSALCSNQAWVVAIERLMGIHDKVPPKAKYIRTMMSELQRINSHLLWLGTYALDLGALTIFLYAFKEREKIMDIIEGITGARLTISYPRIGGVRMDLPEGALEVIKAFIKKFPEELKDWETILTRNRIWLRRNKEVGIISKEDAYFHGVTGPVIRGSGIPYDIRKFEPYDAYDEVEFDIPVGEIGDCYDRYLVRIEEMKQSIRIIEQCVAKLEKMSKNEPFFYEGEGKKLKLSLDGIGVKAPVGEIYSSGENPRGELGFYVVSTGGTSPYRVKIRPPSYYNLCIYPHLMKDRYVADAVTILASIDPVVGETDR